From Nitrospirota bacterium, one genomic window encodes:
- the rlmB gene encoding 23S rRNA (guanosine(2251)-2'-O)-methyltransferase RlmB: MNKTNTEGLYGLNPLLEALKARTREFGKVYIARGIFNKGVDEIIKLCKLQGVPVHFENRESLDRIAGTKKHQGIFGIVAAKSFSSVEDILDIAVRKKETPFILILDGVEDPRNLGAIIRTADCAGVHGIVIPKHRAAGLTDTTAKTSAGAVEYVPVARVTNIVKTIDWLKEKGLWIYGLDMSGEKEYTAVSCDIPLAVVIGGEGRGIRESIRKVCDVRIRIPLLGKINSLNVSVATGVVLFEIVKQRRKKGV, translated from the coding sequence GTGAATAAAACAAACACTGAAGGGTTATACGGGCTTAACCCCCTGCTTGAAGCATTGAAGGCACGGACAAGGGAATTCGGCAAGGTTTATATTGCAAGGGGGATTTTTAACAAGGGTGTTGATGAGATTATTAAGCTGTGTAAACTTCAGGGTGTTCCTGTGCATTTTGAAAACAGGGAATCGTTAGACAGGATCGCAGGGACGAAAAAACATCAGGGCATTTTTGGGATTGTTGCTGCAAAAAGTTTTTCATCTGTAGAAGATATATTGGACATAGCTGTTAGAAAAAAAGAGACCCCTTTTATCCTTATCTTAGACGGTGTTGAAGACCCAAGAAATCTGGGTGCAATAATCAGGACAGCAGATTGTGCAGGCGTGCATGGCATTGTGATACCCAAGCACCGTGCGGCAGGGCTGACTGATACTACGGCCAAGACATCTGCCGGTGCGGTGGAGTACGTTCCTGTGGCAAGGGTTACAAACATAGTAAAAACTATTGACTGGTTAAAGGAAAAAGGTCTGTGGATATATGGACTTGATATGTCAGGTGAAAAAGAGTATACTGCCGTATCCTGCGATATACCGTTAGCGGTAGTTATTGGTGGTGAGGGAAGAGGGATAAGAGAATCTATCCGCAAAGTTTGTGATGTAAGGATCAGAATTCCACTCCTTGGTAAAATAAATTCTCTTAATGTATCTGTGGCAACAGGCGTAGTTTTGTTTGAGATAGTCAAACAAAGACGTAAAAAAGGTGTTTGA